In the Candidatus Peregrinibacteria bacterium genome, ACTTGCCGACCTTTGTGAAAAATACGTACGAAAAGGTAAACTTTTATATGTTGAAGGATACTTAAAAACTAGAAGCTGGGATACACCAGAAGGTGTTCGTAGATTCAAAACAGAGGTTGTAGTACAAGATCTTATCATGCTTGAAAAGAAATCAGGTGAAGATGATGATTTTGATTACCATCAAGATGATGATGCATCATATGATGAGGCTCCAGCTAAACCTGTAGCTCCAGTTGCTGACAAAGTTGCTTCAGCAGCAGTAGCTGTTGACGCCGTTGCCCCTGAGGTAGAATCGGAGGTAGAAAAAGAAGAGGCTCCAGTCGTTAGTGCGGCTGATCCTAACGAAGATTTCAATTTCTAAATTATTATAAACTTAAATTCGCAAAGATAATGAAAAAATCTAAATGTCCATTCAAATCAGTAGGAACAAAATATATTGATTACAAAAATGTAGACTTGTTTAATAGATACATCTCATCATACGGTAAGATCGTACCTAGATACTACACAAACGTATCTTTGAAGTATCAAAAAATGCTTTCAGGTGCTATCAAAAATGCTAGATTCATGGGGTTGATCCCTTATGTGAAATAACACCTCACGCAACGCGCGAAGCTTGCGTTGCGAAAAAAGGTGTGCGACAGCACTCCAGACCCTGGACGAAGCCATGGGCATGCTACACAATATATTCCGATACAAGTAAAGCCCGTTTATAATTAAGCGGGCTTTTTTGGCTTCTACAAGCCTCTTTTGGGTATGGCCTATATGGATCCGGAGTCTTCCGAAAAATATGTTTTTGTGCTAAAATATATAGATTTTAATGAATATTTAACTCCGTCAAAGAAGAATATGGCAAAAGAGAAAGTAAAAACCAGTGCAAAGGTAATTGATTCACCGTTGCCAAATCAGCACAGTGAAGTGATTATCTCATGGGTATCCCCTTCGTTTGTAAAACATGACAAAGGGATAGCCTGGTATGTCGTGGCAGGGCTTATACTTATCGGAATACTTTGGTATTCACTGTATTCAGCCTCATGGTCTACCGCTTTGGTATTCCTGCTATTTGCAGGCGTGTACATCATGAACTCAAAACACGAGCCAGCCGGCATAGTTACAGCTATTACCGAACTTGGTGTGCAGCACGGTACTCAGTTTTTCCCTTATAGCAAAATCAAGGGCTACTGGCTTGTATATAAACCACCACAGGTGAAAGTTATTCATCTACAGCTAACCGGTCGAGGTGGCGAAATCACAATAGACCTTGGGGATCAGCCGGCAGCAAGCGTTCGCAACATACTTAGTCGCGAAATCCCGGAAATCGAAGGGAAGGGCGAGCCATTTGTTAATTATGTAACCAGGATCTTAAAACTCTAAACAAGAATTACAAAAATGAATGCAGAAAAAAATCAACCGAAAGACGTAACAAAAAGACCACACTTGAAAGAGGGGGATCCTGGCTATGATGAATTCTATGAAGGGCAAAGTACATCTGCTTTAACAAAAAAAGCTTTAGAATTGATGTTCAAAAATGCTGAAATTCTTGCCAAAGTTACAGAGGAGGAGCTCGCAGAACTTTCAAAAGAGTTGGAGGAATCTCTTCCTCCAAATTCATATTTTCAATGGGTACTTGAAAAATATAAAACTATGGAGCCTGCAAAAATGACACTTCTTACAAAGGTGG is a window encoding:
- the rpsR gene encoding 30S ribosomal protein S18, with translation MKKSKCPFKSVGTKYIDYKNVDLFNRYISSYGKIVPRYYTNVSLKYQKMLSGAIKNARFMGLIPYVK
- the ssb gene encoding single-stranded DNA-binding protein; amino-acid sequence: MRSVNKVILVGNVTRDPDTRQTQNGQKIVTFGLATNRQWKSASGDKQDQAEFHELVAWSRLADLCEKYVRKGKLLYVEGYLKTRSWDTPEGVRRFKTEVVVQDLIMLEKKSGEDDDFDYHQDDDASYDEAPAKPVAPVADKVASAAVAVDAVAPEVESEVEKEEAPVVSAADPNEDFNF